The proteins below are encoded in one region of Accipiter gentilis chromosome 12, bAccGen1.1, whole genome shotgun sequence:
- the NOCT gene encoding nocturnin: MYQSPARCLCSALPALCCAPASASLLPPRPRVTPRQPPPPPPLGPAAPRAAAAAGGPPVPGPPPRTVCSMGNSTSRLYSALAKTLSGSAVSQHQDCLEQPDSARLDPIDPKDLLEECQIVLQKRPPRFQRDFVDLKKNTASNHRPIRVMQWNILAQALGEGKDNFVQCPMEALKWEERKCLILEEILAYKPDILCLQEVDHYFDTFEPLLSRLGYQCTFFPKPWSPCLDVEQNNGPDGCALFFLKDRFELINSANIRLTAMKLKTNQVAIAQTLKCNETGRLFCIAVTHLKARTGWERFRSAQGCDLLQNLKSITQGAKIPLIICGDFNAEPTEEVYREFSNSSLNLNSAYKLLSPDGQSEPPYTTWKIRPSGECRHTLDYIWYSKHALNVNSALGLLTEEQIGPNRLPSFNYPSDHLSLVCDFSFNQDPDRLL; encoded by the exons ATGTACCAGAGCCCTGCGCGCTGCCTCTGCTCGGCGCTGCCCGCCCTCTGCTGCGCCCCCGCCTCGGCCTCCCTCCTGCCGCCAAGGCCCCGCGTAACGCcccgccagccgccgccgccgcctcccctcggtcccgccgccccgcgggcggcagcagcggcgggcgGCCCGCCCGTCCCGGGGCCTCCGCCCCGCACAG tgtgTTCCATGGGAAACAGCACCAGTCGGCTGTACAGCGCACTCGCCAAGACGCTGAGCGGCAGTGCAGTGTCCCAGCACCAGGACTGCCTGGAGCAGCCAGACTCGGCACGGCTGGATCCTATAGACCCCAAGGATTTGCTAGAGGAATGTCAGATCGTTCTGCAGAAACGGCCACCCCGGTTTCAGAGGGACTTTGTGGACCTGAAGAAAAACACTGCCAGCAACCACCGCCCCATTCGGGTCATGCAGTGGAACATCCTTGCCCAAG CTCTCGGAGAAGGCAAAGACAACTTTGTTCAGTGCCCCATGGAAGCTCTGAAATGGGAAGAGAGGAAGTGCCTCATCCTGGAGGAAATCCTTGCCTACAAGCCTGACATCTTGTGCCTACAAGAAGTCGACCACTACTTTGACACGTTTGAGCCACTCCTCAGCCGACTCGGCTACCAGTGTACTTTCTTCCCGAAGCCGTGGTCCCCGTGCCTAGACGTGGAGCAGAACAACGGGCCGGATGGCTGCGCCTTGTTTTTCCTCAAAGACCGCTTTGAGCTCATCAACAGCGCTAACATTCGGCTAACCGCCATGAAGCTGAAGACCAACCAAGTGGCCATAGCTCAGACGCTGAAGTGCAATGAAACTGGAAGACTGTTCTGCATTGCCGTCACTCACCTGAAAGCCCGTACCGGCTGGGAGAGGTTTCGGTCTGCACAAGGCTGCGATCTTCTCCAGAACTTGAAGAGTATTACCCAAGGTGCAAAGATCCCTCTGATCATCTGCGGAGACTTCAATGCGGAGCCTACTGAGGAGGTCTACAGAGAGTTTTCCAACTCCAGCCTCAACTTAAACAGTGCATACAAGCTGCTGAGCCCCGACGGGCAGTCAGAGCCCCCATACACCACCTGGAAGATCCGGCCCTCAGGAGAGTGCCGGCACACGCTGGATTATATCTGGTATTCCAAGCATGCCTTGAATGTGAACTCAGCCCTGGGCTTGCTGACTGAAGAGCAAATTGGGCCCAACAGGCTGCCGTCATTCAATTACCCTTCTGATCACCTGTCTCTGGTGTGTGACTTTAGTTTTAATCAAGACCCCGACAGACTGCTGTGA